TTCCAACGGTTGCCAGGTTTTGGGTCCCCGTCACAATGGAACCGGGTAGCGCGTTCCGATTTAAAACGATCCCACTCATCGGAGAATAGATATAGTATTTCCCGCTCGTTTCTTCGTTCGGTTCTAGACCGTTGGCTCTTAGATTTTCTTCCGCCGCTTTCAAATCCGCAGCATTCACTTTCAATACCGCTTCCGCATCAATCTCTTCCTGCTTGGCAGCTAGCTTCATAGAGACTAAATTCCGAATTCTCTCCAAGTTCAGAAGAGCTGCGGAATGTTTCGTCTTGGAAGAATGAAAAGAGGATCTAAGCCTTGCTAGCTCCGGAGAATCCAGGACCGCAAGAAGTTGCCCCTTCTCAACTTTAGAACCTTCTACGAATTTGATGCTTACAAGCCTTCCCGAAACTCTGGATGGAACTTCCACCACTTGGTCCGGAACTGCGGCTACTTCCCCGATCAAAGGAATTGTACGTCTGAAATTTTTCTTTTCGATACGGATCGATTCGAGTTGAAACAAATCTCTTTGCTCCTTCTCTACTTGGATCGGTTCGAATTCCGTAGAACTAACAGTTTCCAAGACTGTACGATTGGATTTTGACTTAAAGAATTTCTTATAAACCCAAATCGACCCTCCAATCAAGGATACCAAAATAATAATGATAAAAATGGATCGTTTCACTGTTTGATTTCCTTTAAATGATCCTCGAAAGACAATCCGAGAGATCGAACAAGCTCTATCTGCGCGAGTGAGAATTCCGTCTTAGAAAGGATGAAATTCAATTTCGCGTTGGCTAATATTCTCTGAGAATTGAGAGCATCCGCAACTTTCATTCTTCCGAAACGGATTGCTTCTTTTAAGAGATCTAGATCCTTATCCAAGTCCTTGATATAACTCGGATCGTACTGCTCAATTTCAGAATGAAGAGCCAAATAATTTGAAACGGAAGATACAATCTCGGTGCGAATCAAACGTTCCGTAACTTTTGCATTTTCCTGAGCTTGTTCATGTATAGCTACTGAACTTTGGATTTCCCCTTCGTATGTTCTCCATAAGGTAACAGGGAGACTTACCTGAGCACCTACTACTCTTTCATTGAAGCCGTCGTTTTGTACGAAGCCACCTATAGTAAGATTTGGAATTTTTTGGAGTTTGACTTGCTCTAATTTTCTGGTAGCGAGTAAGATCTCGTTCTCCGATACTTCCACTTCCGGCCGATTCGTCATTGCGATCTTTACCAAACTGGAAACGTCTTTTGGGAGTTCCTTTAATTCCAAATCCGTAATATCAAATTCTATTTTTTCCTCCGGAGAAGCACCCATCAAGACGAGAAGTTCCCCTTTAGCAGTATCCGATTTTCTCCCAGCTTGCTGTAGCACTCTCCAAAGACGAAGTTCTTCCGCCTTTGCTACGTCCACATCCATAGAAGGAGCAACTCCCTCCTTTGCTCTTGCGGAAGAAAGTATTCTTAAGTCCTTTGCAAGTTCATAGAGAGTTTTTGTTTCCTCGTATTCTCTTTTGAAACCGCTGTATCTAAGAACGGAAGAAAGAATTCTTGAAAGTATATTCCTTCTAGCGATCTCCAATCTTCCTGCTTGGACTTTATATTCTTCGTCCGCAACTTCAAGAGCCTTTGCTCTCTTGCCTCCAACGAATATTTCCTGAGTTACGATAATCTGTTGATTACCCGCAGTCGGCGCAGGACCACTTCCTAAGATCCCTCCCTCGGAAGTAGTTCCCTTACGATGAGCAAGATAACCTCCGACCACCGGGTTGGAAGGGAAAAGATAAGACGCTACTTTCTTTCTACCGGCAATTTCTTTTAGTTTTAATTGTTCAATCTTGTATTCCGGATTAGAATCCAATACGCATACGGTGATGCGTTGCAGATCCATAATACCGACACAACTCGACGGACCGGAATTTCCCCCGGCCTGGGAATATAGGGCTTCCGTCATGAAGACACAGGAAAGCCCGAGCATAAATGCGCGCATGATTCCTCCATGAAGGAACCGGATTAAATATT
The DNA window shown above is from Leptospira neocaledonica and carries:
- a CDS encoding efflux RND transporter periplasmic adaptor subunit, translated to MKRSIFIIIILVSLIGGSIWVYKKFFKSKSNRTVLETVSSTEFEPIQVEKEQRDLFQLESIRIEKKNFRRTIPLIGEVAAVPDQVVEVPSRVSGRLVSIKFVEGSKVEKGQLLAVLDSPELARLRSSFHSSKTKHSAALLNLERIRNLVSMKLAAKQEEIDAEAVLKVNAADLKAAEENLRANGLEPNEETSGKYYIYSPMSGIVLNRNALPGSIVTGTQNLATVGNISRLWFMAKIFEGDLSKISEGSKADVILNSYPDLVFAGVLEHIGEQVDLDSRTIHARFSFSNIGRKAKIGLFGTVKVVTNTGLGILVPQESVFKIQNDDFVFVKLSADSFVPKKVILGSSEETNIEVKEGLSEGEDIVTKGVFELKSLFLKSSFGEEE
- a CDS encoding TolC family protein gives rise to the protein MRAFMLGLSCVFMTEALYSQAGGNSGPSSCVGIMDLQRITVCVLDSNPEYKIEQLKLKEIAGRKKVASYLFPSNPVVGGYLAHRKGTTSEGGILGSGPAPTAGNQQIIVTQEIFVGGKRAKALEVADEEYKVQAGRLEIARRNILSRILSSVLRYSGFKREYEETKTLYELAKDLRILSSARAKEGVAPSMDVDVAKAEELRLWRVLQQAGRKSDTAKGELLVLMGASPEEKIEFDITDLELKELPKDVSSLVKIAMTNRPEVEVSENEILLATRKLEQVKLQKIPNLTIGGFVQNDGFNERVVGAQVSLPVTLWRTYEGEIQSSVAIHEQAQENAKVTERLIRTEIVSSVSNYLALHSEIEQYDPSYIKDLDKDLDLLKEAIRFGRMKVADALNSQRILANAKLNFILSKTEFSLAQIELVRSLGLSFEDHLKEIKQ